From Methanobrevibacter olleyae, the proteins below share one genomic window:
- a CDS encoding 4Fe-4S dicluster domain-containing protein: MDELKVTPELCVDCGLCERNCPNNAIRVHDGVPLFCMHCSPEKAPCLAVCPKGAIVALGGAITIKQEKCIGCGLCHSVCPIGAITINEIGQATKCDLCENYDTQKCVEACPTHALTNDAEKIIHDKQEKMSEGFKKIQALLK, from the coding sequence ATGGATGAATTAAAAGTTACTCCCGAACTTTGTGTAGATTGTGGACTTTGTGAACGTAATTGTCCAAATAATGCAATTCGTGTTCATGATGGGGTCCCTTTATTCTGTATGCATTGTAGTCCTGAAAAAGCACCTTGTCTTGCAGTATGCCCTAAAGGAGCTATTGTCGCTTTAGGTGGTGCTATTACAATTAAGCAAGAAAAATGTATTGGTTGTGGATTATGCCATAGTGTATGTCCCATTGGAGCTATTACCATCAATGAAATAGGTCAAGCTACTAAATGCGATCTTTGTGAAAATTATGATACCCAAAAATGTGTTGAAGCTTGTCCAACTCATGCACTTACAAATGATGCAGAAAAAATAATTCATGATAAACAAGAAAAAATGTCTGAGGGATTTAAGAAAATTCAAGCTTTATTAAAATAG